aaaaaaaaaccaaaaaaaaccAGAAAAGGTCTGGTCTCGGATCCGATGCCGTTTCCAATAGATGACGGTCATGATCGAGTGAGTGGTATGGTTTAGTAAACCGGTTGTTGAGAGTTGGCGGCGGATAACTCGTTCTTGCCAGTCAACCTCTGCTGGCAAAAGCAAGTCAATTAATGGGTCTCATTTGAGCGACGCAAGATATGAATTCCTCTTTTATTTGCTTCCCTGGGAGACTTAACATGGTATTTTGGTTTATAGGTCCCATGCAGCATGGGTAGCTTCGATCCCGAAACTACTTTGATGCACACTCGCCACAATGTAGCACAGGTTCAACATTAAATGTATCTTTGATGGCAGAAGAATATTATACTGTGTAGCTATCATGTTGCATGATACAACTGAAACTAAGTACTGGTACGCACGTTGTAGCTTCGAGTCGTATTTGTTCCTACGTTTTGCCTGGTATCAGACATCATGGGAAGCAGTCGGAAATATCGCATCGACCTAAGCCTCCACGAACTTCTCATTGTGAATTTTCATAGTATCCAACACAGTCGACGCGTTTCGAGGCTCCAAGCTCTTCTTGACAGGGTTTGGCGCAGAGAAgacctcctccagctcctcgagagTACGGTGGTTGGTCTCGGGGAAATAGAAGTATATGAACACAGCCTCCAGGATATCCCTAAAGACGGATTTTAGCACGCGTGCCCAGCGCCAGCCCGCGTAGTTGGAATAGGAGGGGTTAAGCGACCGAGAACTTACCAGAAGACGAAGACCAAGTAAAAGTAGTAGCCAATTTTCTCAAAGGCGGGACCGGAGCTGTAAGCGAGGACCAGCGagatggccgacgaggcaaagttgccgacggcggtgccTTTGGCGCGGGTGGAGGTGCTCAGCGTCTCGGCGATGTACATGCTCTGCTGCGCGGTCCAGCCGAGGGAGAAGATGACaccgaagaggaagacgaaggcgatagtggcgttggcggcgttggtgttggtcTTGTCGTCGACCGCCATCTTGGACGTGCCGGTCATGACGGCGAAGGTGGCGGAGCAGAAGAGGATGCTGTAGATCAGGAGGGGCCGGCGGCCGATGCGATCCGTCAGGCGGGCGCCGATGAGGCTGCCaaagaggccgaggatgctgttgacggcgttgaggGCCAGgaccttcttctcttcctcgatACCGGCAGTGTTCATCATGGTGACGAGGTAGTAGCTCGACAGCGAGTTACCGGAGGCCTGAGGATTGCCCGTTAGTATATTCCGTAGCAGAATGTAACAAATCGCCGAAAGAAAACATACCTGTCCCATGATGGCCATGCCCAGGACGCAGATGAGTCTTCTACGGGCTGAGTGGGTGTTCCACAACTCGCGGTAGTCCCACCACCTCTTGTCGCTGGCCTCGCTGGAGATCTGGGCCAGCATCTCCTTCATCTGCAGTTGCACGATGGGGTGGTCAGGGTCCTTCTCCCCGTGCAAGGCCGTCAGGAtcttggcggcctcctcgtgTCTGTCGTTGGCGACGAGCCATCGGGGCTTTTTGTCACGCGTCAGCAGGAGTGTCGAGTGATCGAAAAGGGTTAGGAACACATACACTCTCGGGCAGGAAAAAGACGAAGATCAAAACGATTCCAGAAGTCGCCTGTTCATCGTTAGCCAAGTGCCAATTCTAAACCGGGGTAGCGGGGAAACAGTACAAGTTGGCACCAGACGGGAACACgccagccgccgtcgccggggatAAAGGAGGAGCCATAGGCAACGAATCCCGCGATGAAGGCACCAACGGGCCTGAGTGGGTGTTAGTCTCGTTGCATGTTGCAGATGTGGCCTGCTGGAAGCACTCACCACATGCAGTTGTAAAGTCCAGTGAGGGTTCCTCTCCACTGATCCAGTTGTCAGTCGACCATTTCTCTTGAAAGCTAACATGTACCACGAACCTTGGGGTGCGCCAACTCGCTCACGTATGTAGGCGCAGAAACACAGCAGAAGGAAACCCCGAATCCCAGAAGAAAGCGTCCTCCCAGGAACTGGGGAACGATATTGCTCGTAGCCCTGTGATGGATATCAGCATCGTGTTGTTGCGGGGTGCGGTGAGGATCGGTCTTACTGGACACAAGTGCCCACCTGAGTGATTGTCAGTCTAGCTCACGAGGAGGTTGTAGAGTAGAGGCAAACTCACGATGATCAAGACGGCGCCAGTGAACATTCCCCAACGACGACCGAGAAGGTCGTTGACGGGTCCCGTGAAGCCGATGGCGCAAACTGATCCCACGTTGTACCTATTTCCGTCCAGTCAGAAACCAGAGTTCCCCCCCAATATGGGTCTATCGTCATGACTTACATCATGAACACTATACCAGTCGATGAGCCCGAGGTTTTCCTGCCATGGCGTTAGCATACACGATTCCCGGTGCATAGCTCGATGCAAACAGGCTATCATCACCTACATGTTGAACGTCCGCTGGTACGATTTCATTCCGTTGAGCGAGCCCATGAGAGATCCGTCCTGTGAGGCTCACCGTCAGCTCTAGCGTCCACATATCACGACCGAGAGATTGAAGCTCACATAGCCGTTGAGCGCACCACAGCAGTACGCAACGAAGAGGACTCCGTAGAGATGCCACATGGACTTTGTCCACGGCGAGTAattgccgtcctcgacctcgtggGCGATCTCGTGGGCGGCAACGGCCGCCACCACGTCGGGGGGCGCGTCTTCCGTGACATGGTTGTTGTAGAGGTCTCTtttctcgtcggcgagcgtGGAGGCCTGCTTGGTAGGGTCGGCCATGACGGGCAAGCAACAGTCGCAACGTACGTCAGTCGCTGCTGGGAAGAGATGAAAGGTGTACGACCACAGGAGTCTTGGGGGGAGAACAACCGATCAGCCTCTCTCCCCCGGATCGACGCGCTCTCCGCCTTTTATAGCAAAGCTCCTGATCCATCCCAAAGGTTCGCTTACTCGCCGCGTCCAGGCCATACTACCATCTCTGACCCAacacgacggcgacgaatGCGTGTGTGTGGTCACACCTGTTTGCTCTCCGCTCGCTTGGCAGCTGCATATGCACGTCCATGGCTTCACTCTGGCAAAAAAGAGAGACCTTGGGGCCGTCCCCGCAACTTTGTCTTCCCCAATTTACCCCGGAGTCTGCAGACTGTGCCATCCCCAAGTCGATCACATGAGAAAGGGGACTGGTTCATCCACGAGCGGACTGGAAAAATCCGGGTTCTGTCCGGCGCGGTGGATGCAACGTCTCACGGTGGGAAATTGAACCGCATCACCGAGAGGCGTCGTGATTGGAGGGGCTAACTCGAGAAACCGCTCTGTGTCCAGGGTTTCGGCGATCGTTGGCTGGTGTGGGTTGGATGGCCGGCTCCGGATTCCCCGCGCTTTACCGAGTGAGTGAAGAGCAGACGGTTTTGTGAATAGCAGCTCTGGCAGACCATGGGACTCATCCCCCTACCCCAGAAGAGAATGTCTTGAAGCTGCAGTTGGCAACAATCCAGACTGCAGGGATGGGGCTCCATTTGCCCGGTTTTCTTTTCGCGCCATGTCAACCCGTCTTGATGGGCGGAACGGTTGACCATCTCACGAGAAAGATATTGGGGCGACACACCATGCACTGATGGCGACTGTGGCTTGAGGCACGCTACTATTCTGCGTCTCGGCCGGCAATCGTCGGGCTTCGCGGTGCCGGCCGGGGAACCGGACCGAGCCAGGGGGGGCTTGACACTGGCTGGGCAACCAACCACATAGGCTTGATTCGGACAAGCATCGTCTTGGGTGGAGGGATTCTGAACCTTTGCTGTCAGTCTTCATTCCTCTTGACATGTTACATTTCCCCCCTTGGGAAAAAGAATTTCCGCAGAACAGAACAAGAATGAGCAGCAGAAGCCCCAACAGTCCTGTTGGAGCCGATGCCAAAAGCCTAGACTGGCCTAGGCTCCTTGGAGAAGCCCCGCTATCTgcaactttttttttctccaAGGCTCCAACACGAGAGTGCGAACAGTCTGACGCTCGTTGGATGCGTTGACTTGGCGGAGGAGTTGCGGACATGCATGCCTCTCGCCTCTTGAGACCCGAAAGACCTGGCTGGCCGTGGGTCTGGAGGATTGGGCAACTCCTGGACTCCCAGTCTCGACCCTTGCCAGACATTTCGTATACATTCTCCTCATTTTCTCCAAATTCAAGGCTCTCGACCTCAAGCACACAGTCCTGAGTTGGAGGTGCACCCATGACCCATGTTTCTGCCTTTGTCCTATTCCAGTACTTCAATGAGGAGGGATGCTTTTTGTACACGACTATGACGACATCAACTGCTGTCCCTGGTATCTTCCTCATGCGGGACTCATTTCCAAGACAGCATGTCGGACTGTGGACGGCGATGAGTGGCTGCTCTCCCTCGGACCATCCCCCCGCTTTGTCTTCCCACTTTCACCCGAACCCCGCCAACTTTGTAAAATAAGATAAAGAATGGTTTATGCGGGCCTTGACTCACTCTGATTAGTGGAGCTCATGGTCGGTCCTGACCTGATATTTGCAGCGCATCCCCCCAGGGGTCGGACCAGCGCAACGCCGGTATGATCTGACCGAGAATGTGTAACCTAATTTCCAATGCAGACTCTGCAGCTTTTAGAGTAAAAAAGCCATCTCATTAGATGTTTTGAGGCAACATGGCTAGAAACTCTGCACAACGCACTCACCAACAGACCATCGAATACGACAGAATATTTACTCCCCAGCGGAGAAATTTACTCGTTTTGAGCGAATGCTTCAGTTGAATCATAAGCGAAGCCTTGACCGGCCAACGACCTCGTCATTATCCGCAACTTAAGAAATGTCAATGTTCTCTCCGCCTCGCTTTGCTTGTAAGGATATATCATCTTATGGCTGAGGGAGTTACTCATAATTGTCATTTCATCTGCGTATTTCATTCTCCGGTCAACTGGGCGAAGAATTGCTAGCTGGACGGCGCAGTCGACCCTTCTACACGACTTCGGGAAATCACTCCATTGCTTTGGCTTAAACTTTGGAACCCGATGTTTGCGTCTTGAAACACGAAAATATGGCATTCTTACTCTGTGTGCGTTACGTCCACAAACGGATAATGGACGTGAATAGAGCGGCCGTTGACTATGTGATTGACCAGATCTTCGCTTCAACACTGTTGACGATCTTCGTGGGATGTATTGGACTCACAAAGCCCTTATATCTACCAAAGTCTGGCGATCTAGGCGCATCACCATTGTCGTCGATATCATCATCCTGCAGGAGGAACTATGCGGAAATACGCCGCCCAGCGCCTACATCCAAAACTAAGTCAATGCACAAGCGATTGCGGCAATGAAACCTGGGTTGCGGCTTATAAAAACGGCGCGAGTGCAGGTTGTCAACTAAGAGGTCCTAATCGAGGCGTTGCAGAACGTCGAGCTCTCTACCGCAGACCTGGATGTGCATCATCACGAGCCTCAGGTGTCTACAACTCTGGCTGTTATGTAAAATGATATGGTGACCTACTATAATGCAGGGGCGACTTTGACGATGCGGATGAACTTTGAGCTGAAATCTATGAAGAATATTGTGCAAGTTGGCTGGGCTGACGGTGAGTTTGCGGGAGAACTTTTGACGCCAGTACATTGAGAAGCTTCCGGGTTAGTTTCACATGAATCGAGTGAAGTACCTCGGGAAAACTGCCGTTCAGTGTTTTTTTATACACGATATGGCCCCCTTAATGGCAAACACGATGTGTCTCACCACTCACCTTTTAACGAACACTTCCAGAACCGACAGTCACCAGCTTTCTTTTGGCTGCCACAATCAAACTGTTTCTGAAACTCTGATTTTACATCGCGTGGCAAGGAGTTAGCGCTACCATGTCTTCAGGAACTTTCTATGCCTGAAAGTCGCATCGGCATTCAGCTCTACTAGTGTTGCCCCCCAAACGCTGATCCTCCTTGAATATCAGCGTTTTACATCAAATACTTAAGCCGAAAGCCGCATCCATTTTATAGTCTTCTCCTTGATCAGACCTAACTTCGTGCGTAAGGACAAAAGTTAGAAACACCAAGACCATTGTGTCAGAAACAACTCGAAATGCAAAAATCGAAAGTAAACACGCGAAGCCGCACCACGTGCTGCGGCTAACCTTGCTAACACTTTCTGAAGAGCTGGATCACCTAAGCCGTGATAATCTGAAAACCTGAGAGACATTTGAGGAGGGCGCCCCAATCTTACAATTTTGCCTGCTTTCTTCACTGCGGCCCTCCTGAACATTCTGTGACTGACTACCTGCGTTGACGTAAAAGCGAGCCAGCAACCCACCAGAGACAGGAACAGCATTACGAGATCCAAGGCCGCCGGTTGCCTGGAACTCTGAACATGTCCAACTTAGAGTAACCACTTGTCTTTTAATGTTTCATGTTAGGTAC
This genomic interval from Colletotrichum higginsianum IMI 349063 chromosome 9, whole genome shotgun sequence contains the following:
- a CDS encoding Lactose permease — its product is MADPTKQASTLADEKRDLYNNHVTEDAPPDVVAAVAAHEIAHEVEDGNYSPWTKSMWHLYGVLFVAYCCGALNGYDGSLMGSLNGMKSYQRTFNMKTSGSSTGIVFMMYNVGSVCAIGFTGPVNDLLGRRWGMFTGAVLIIVGTCVQATSNIVPQFLGGRFLLGFGVSFCCVSAPTYVSELAHPKWRGTLTGLYNCMWPVGAFIAGFVAYGSSFIPGDGGWRVPVWCQLATSGIVLIFVFFLPESPRWLVANDRHEEAAKILTALHGEKDPDHPIVQLQMKEMLAQISSEASDKRWWDYRELWNTHSARRRLICVLGMAIMGQASGNSLSSYYLVTMMNTAGIEEEKKVLALNAVNSILGLFGSLIGARLTDRIGRRPLLIYSILFCSATFAVMTGTSKMAVDDKTNTNAANATIAFVFLFGVIFSLGWTAQQSMYIAETLSTSTRAKGTAVGNFASSAISLVLAYSSGPAFEKIGYYFYLVFVFWDILEAVFIYFYFPETNHRTLEELEEVFSAPNPVKKSLEPRNASTVLDTMKIHNEKFVEA